DNA from Kitasatospora acidiphila:
GATGAGCAGCACGAAGGCCCAGACCGAGGCCCAACTGCCGCCGCCCAGCTGGTGCATGCCGGGGATGTCGGAGATGTAGGCGGTGGCCATGGCCTCGGCCAGGCCGAGCACCAGGCCGCCGAGCATCGCGCCGTAGATGTTGCCGATCCCGCCGAGCACGGCCGCGGTGAAGGCCTTGAGGCCGGCCTGGAAGCCCATGCTGTAGTCGACTTCGCCGTAGCGCAGGCCGTAGCAGACGGCGGCGACGGCGGCGAACAGGGCGCCGATGGCGAACGCGGCGGCGATGATCCGGTTGGTGTCGATGCCCATCAGCTGGGCGGTGTCCGGGTCCTGGGCGGTGGCCTGCATGGCGCGCCCGGTGCGGGACTTCTGCACGAAGACGGCAAGGATGATCATGCAGATGGGGGCGGCGACGATGGTGAACAGGTCACCGGACTGGATGTGGATGCTGCCCAGGTTCCATGGCCCGGCCTGCAGTTGCGGGAAGACCCGGGGGCTGGTGGCCTTGGGGTAGAGGTTGTGCACGGCCTGCTGCAGGCCGAGTGACAGGCCGATGGCGGCGATCAGCGGGGCCAGCCGGGGCGCGGTGCGCAGCGGGCGGTAGGCGAACCGCTCGGCACCGAGGGCGATCAGCACCGATGTGATGGCGCCGCCGATCAGCATCAGCGGCAGGGCGAGCCAGAGGCTGGTGCCGTGGGGTAGTGCGAGATAGACGGTGAGGGCGCCGAAGCCACCGGTCATGAAGATCTCGCCGTGGGCGAAGTTGATGAGCTGCACGATGCCGTACACCATCGTGTAGCCGATGGCGATGAGCCCGTAAGTCGCGCCAAGGAAAAGGCCG
Protein-coding regions in this window:
- a CDS encoding branched-chain amino acid ABC transporter permease; this translates as MHTLPQQLANGLFLGATYGLIAIGYTMVYGIVQLINFAHGEIFMTGGFGALTVYLALPHGTSLWLALPLMLIGGAITSVLIALGAERFAYRPLRTAPRLAPLIAAIGLSLGLQQAVHNLYPKATSPRVFPQLQAGPWNLGSIHIQSGDLFTIVAAPICMIILAVFVQKSRTGRAMQATAQDPDTAQLMGIDTNRIIAAAFAIGALFAAVAAVCYGLRYGEVDYSMGFQAGLKAFTAAVLGGIGNIYGAMLGGLVLGLAEAMATAYISDIPGMHQLGGGSWASVWAFVLLILVLLLRPQGLLGERVADRA